The Lycium barbarum isolate Lr01 chromosome 12, ASM1917538v2, whole genome shotgun sequence genome includes a region encoding these proteins:
- the LOC132624290 gene encoding uncharacterized protein LOC132624290: MDKYMYFRPNIRGILVSIGVLLRISPRLLTGCELLEKEAKFNFDEKCCKAFDELKKRVTSASIIVSPNWSLPFESMCDASGFAVGDVLGYQLVSKVVVYTDHATLRYLMAKKYVKPRFIRWVLLLQEFDFEVKDRNGSENQDVNHLSRLEEAGRQSYELDIDNAFPDERVLAVSSEVAPWHADIANL, from the exons AtggataaatatatgtattttaggCCGAACATCAGGGGCATACTGGTCTCTATTGGCGTTTTATtaaggatttctccaagattgctaaccggGTGcgagcttcttgaaaaagaagctaagtttaATTTTGATGAGAAATGTTGCAAGGCGTTTGATGAGTTGAAGAAGCGTGTTACTTCTGCTTCTATTATTGTTTCACCAAATTGGTCACTACCATTCGAGTCAATGTGTGATGCGAGCGGTTTTGCTGTTGGTGATGTGCTTG GCTATCAATTGGTGTCCAAGGTGGTTGTATACACTGATCATGCGACATTAAGGTATCTTATGGCCAAGAAATATGTAAAACCACGATTTATTAGATGGGTCCTCTTGCTGCAAGAATTTGACTTCGAGGTGAAAGATCGCAATGGGTCTGAAAATCAGGATGTAAATCATCTCTcacggcttgaagaagctgggagacaaTCATATGAGCTTGATATAGACAATGCATTCCCAGATGAGAGAGTTCTAGCGGTGTCGTCTGAGGTGGCACCATGGCATGCAGATATCGCCAACCTTTAA